The following proteins come from a genomic window of Metarhizium brunneum chromosome 2, complete sequence:
- the SAT3_1 gene encoding Short-chain dehydrogenase/reductase SAT3, which translates to MSSQPDNASLSALDLFNVDGLVAFITGAGTGIGLMFAKALIKNGAAKVYIAGRRLEVLEKAASSIGPNAIPVQCDVTSKESLREAAKLVEKDSGYLNILICNSGITGPSAPAVSSETTLEEWADGNFARDVNEYVDTFAVNTVAVWYTTMAFLKLLGRGNEKKNVTQQSQVVITSSIAGFNKTSTAGWAYGQSKTAAILASKQLATALPRWNIRANCIAPGIFPSEMTDSVIQQYRGEAGGYGVVPTTMIPMGRLGEEADMAGTILYLASKAGSYCNGVVVVLDGGRLNTFPSIN; encoded by the exons ATGTCTTCCCAACCAGACAATGCTTCCCTTTCAGCCCTAGACTTGTTCAACGTGGACGGTCTTGTTGCATTCATCACCGGGGCTGGGACAG GTATCGGGCTTATGTTTGCCAAGGCATTGATCAAGAATGGTGCTGCCAAGGTATACATTGCAGGTAGACGTCTAGAGGTTCTCGAAAAGGCCGCTTCCTCCATTGGACCAAATGCAATACCCGTACAATGCGATGTTACATCCAAGGAGAGTCTTCGGGAAGCGGCCAAGTTGGTCGAAAAGGACTCGGGATACCTGAACATTTTGATTTGCAACTCTGGAATTACCGGCCCATCAGCCCCGGCCGTGTCTTCTGAAACGACTCTGGAGGAGTGGGCAGACGGCAACTTTGCTCGGGACGTAAATGAGTACGTCGATACGTTCGCCGTCAACACAGTTGCGGTATGGTACACCACCATGGCGTTCTTGAAGCTGCTTGGTCGGGGgaacgagaagaagaatgtcACGCAACAATCCCAGGTAGTCATTACCAGCTCGATTGCCGGCTTCAACAAGACATCCACTGCCGGTTGGGCTTATGGACAGTcaaagacggcggcgatCCTAGCATCGAAACAGCTTGCGACGGCTTTGCCCCGATGGAACATACG GGCGAATTGTATTGCCCCTGGAA TATTCCCGAGTGAAATGACAGACTCCGTCATCCAGCAATACAGGGGTGAAGCAGGAGGATATGGCGTAGTCCCGACCACAATGATTCCCATGGGAAGGCTTGGCGAGGAGGCAGACATGGCTGGAACTATCCTGTATCTAGCATCAAAAGCGGGCTCATACTgcaatggcgtcgtcgtAGTCCTGGACGGGGGACGTCTAAACACGTTTCCGTCAATCAATTAG
- the bud22 gene encoding Protein bud22: MPKRKRSGQSSVHAELEKYQDEVFRALKASKGFERQRLSKRLRDPGITQDKVHRLEREIAVLKSLDLHQTARAHLHLSLLKVKSIASSADLPQELLRGVSKPDLPEDEKAALHNVTSGLYNREPVKQVVGRAVEAVCGVLNVPVPENDRRTRKNKKEDGEEQPSARAEKLPDETKFATPSENPADEWDEESEFEGFSTDVDDPGSVLEEQELDSDAEVKEVTEFDKLDGLLGSSSDEEDDWSSDKYAQFRGRETVNLDDISVSGSGEESEAESVSQASSQSLSPPPEKKQKKDKKASAKTGPVRDSTFLPSLMGGYISGSESASDIEEAKPKNRRGQRARQAIWEQKYGSGAKHLQKPQKKSGRDSGWDMRRGAVDGEDRGRGTPWKKGIQNPVARNGMRGDGAPAPVAKRDDEGKLHPSWEARKKAKESQKAVAFAGSKVVFD; the protein is encoded by the exons ATGCCGAAACGAAAGCGCAGCGGCCAATCGAGCGTACATGCCGAACTTGAAAAGTATCAGGATGAAGTGTTTAGAGCCTTGAAAGCCTCAAAGGGCTTTGAGAGGCAACGGCTTAGCAAGAGACTGCGAGACCCGGGCATCACACAGGACAAGGTCCATCGTCTAGAAAGAGAAATTGCAGTTCTCAAG TCTCTCGATCTACATCAAACCGCTCGCGCGCACCTGCATTTATCGCTTCTCAAGGTCAAGTCTATCGCCTCCTCAGCAGACCTTCCTCAAGAGCTCCTGCGAGGAGTATCGAAGCCCGACTTGCCAGAAGATGAAAAAGCAGCGCTCCATAATGTCACGAGTGGGCTTTATAACCGTGAACCGGTGAAGCAGGTCGTGGGGAGAGCTGTCGAGGCTGTCTGCGGTGTGTTGAATGTTCCTGTCCCCGAGAACGACAGGCGGACAcgcaaaaacaaaaaggaaGACGGGGAGGAGCAGCCTTCGGCTCGGGCAGAGAAGCTTCCCGACGAAACGAAATTTGCGACGCCTAGTGAAAACCCGGCGGACGAGTGGGATGAAGAGTCCGAATTCGAGGGGTTTAGTACAGACGTGGACGATCCTGGCTCAGTGCTTGAGGAACAGGAACTTGACAGTGATGCTGAGGTGAAAGAGGTGACTGAGTTTGACAAGCTTGATGGCTTGCTAGGAAGCTCATctgatgaagaggatgacTGGAGTAGCGACAAGTATGCCCAATTTCGAGGCAGAGAAACTGTCAACTTGGATGATATTTCGGTGTCTGGCTCTGGGGAAGAGTCTGAAGCGGAGTCTGTATCGCAGGCCTCGTCTCAATCTCTGTCTCCTCCTCCCGAGAAGAAACAGAAGAAGGATAAAAAGGCGTCCGCTAAGACGGGTCCCGTCAGGGATTCCACATTTCTTCCATCGCTCATGGGTGGTTATATTTCGGGATCCGAGTCCGCTTCCGACATTGAAGAAGCTAAACCAAAGAATCGTCGTGGACAACGTGCACGCCAGGCTATTTGGGAGCAGAAGTATGGCTCTGGAGCCAAGCATTTACAGAAGCCACAGAAGAAAAGTGGCCGAGACTCTGGTTGGGATATGCGCCGGGGTGCTGTTGATGGTGAGGACCGGGGACGAGGGACACCTTGGAAGAAAGGGATACAAAACCCTGTTGCAAGGAATGGCATGAGAGGTGATGGTGCGCCAGCGCCCGTCGCAAAGAGAGATGACGAAGGGAAATTGCATCCAAGCTGGGAGGCGagaaaaaaggccaaggagtcTCAAAAGGCGGTAGCATTCGCTGGTTCAAAAGTCGTATTCGACTAG